One part of the Treponema peruense genome encodes these proteins:
- a CDS encoding YraN family protein, translated as MSSTREKGVCGENRAAEFLVSKGYKIIDRNFRNRGGEIDIIAFKEETLVFVEVKTLPNGSPELLAHELGYSKQNKIIKTAKCYLQKHRQYSNAYVRFDVLALDVPGLESVHHIVSAFSE; from the coding sequence GAGTTTGCGGGGAAAACCGCGCTGCTGAATTTCTGGTTTCAAAAGGGTATAAAATCATTGACAGAAATTTCAGAAACAGGGGCGGTGAAATAGACATTATCGCTTTTAAGGAAGAGACTCTCGTTTTTGTAGAAGTAAAGACTCTTCCGAACGGAAGCCCGGAACTTCTTGCACACGAACTTGGCTATTCAAAACAAAATAAGATTATTAAAACCGCTAAATGTTACCTGCAAAAACATCGACAATATAGTAACGCTTATGTTAGATTTGACGTTCTGGCCCTGGATGTTCCCGGGCTGGAAAGTGTTCATCATATTGTCAGTGCTTTTTCGGAGTAA
- a CDS encoding TatD family hydrolase: protein MYTDTHFHFSYFSQNGEDFGTGILETMAKDSAFLGLDVGTKCDDLLSRRDFISDCIEAISDSNTKHKCERMIRFSAGIWPDVESIKNRESCMETLREQIKEFKEEGDVFSNHLVAIGEAGLDHHWNPSGADGRSEDDFDTAVYEGERELFAMQLELARELDLPFIVHSRDAFDDTLDVIKNCGYNKGVIHCFSYGMEEARKFLDLGWYIAFGGGVTYTKKSRMDEMNELLRFVPDDRILLETDAPYLAPVPLRGTENSPVNVRYTYEFISQRRGVSIKKLCDIVDSNCRTLFNM from the coding sequence ATGTATACAGACACTCATTTTCACTTCAGTTACTTTTCACAAAACGGCGAAGACTTTGGTACAGGAATTCTTGAAACTATGGCAAAAGATTCTGCATTTTTGGGACTTGATGTCGGTACAAAATGTGACGATTTACTTAGCCGCCGCGATTTTATTTCTGACTGCATAGAAGCAATTTCTGATTCAAATACAAAGCATAAGTGTGAGAGGATGATAAGGTTTAGCGCGGGAATCTGGCCTGACGTGGAGTCTATTAAAAACCGTGAGTCCTGTATGGAAACACTGCGCGAACAGATTAAAGAATTCAAAGAAGAAGGTGATGTTTTTTCAAATCATCTTGTGGCAATAGGTGAAGCCGGACTGGATCACCACTGGAATCCTTCTGGTGCAGACGGAAGAAGCGAAGATGATTTTGATACCGCCGTTTATGAAGGTGAGCGCGAACTTTTTGCCATGCAGCTGGAACTTGCACGCGAACTTGACCTGCCGTTTATTGTTCATAGCCGCGACGCTTTTGACGATACGCTTGATGTAATAAAAAACTGCGGCTACAACAAAGGTGTAATCCATTGTTTTTCTTACGGAATGGAAGAAGCCAGAAAATTTCTGGATTTGGGCTGGTACATTGCATTCGGCGGCGGCGTCACTTATACAAAGAAAAGCCGTATGGATGAAATGAATGAACTTCTGCGCTTTGTTCCAGATGACAGAATTCTTCTTGAAACAGATGCACCGTATCTTGCGCCGGTTCCACTGAGGGGAACAGAAAATTCTCCTGTTAACGTGCGCTATACTTATGAATTTATTTCACAAAGACGCGGCGTTTCAATAAAAAAACTCTGCGATATTGTAGACTCAAACTGCAGGACGTTGTTCAATATGTAA
- a CDS encoding glucose-6-phosphate isomerase — translation MASTINWNNLDKLESFKKLLSLKNSVSVAKELQGENGAVRVSKYSVPMGGGLTYNYAAKQVNEQLLSVFQQIADEDQLLEKFRALYNGEVVNLGEKRMVLHQLTRGQLGEAVNADGTDKRDFYETQRKNIAAFADKVHSGKILNEKGEKYTTVCQIGIGGSDLGPRAIYLALENWAKAKGTFMMDAHFISNVDPDDAASVLASIDLSKTIFVLVSKSGTTLETLTNQSFVNEYLKNAGLDPSKHMIAVTSETSPLAKSPDYLAAFFMDDYIGGRYSSTSAVGGAILSLAFGPKAFEDFLKGAAEEDKLSVEKDVTKNAALLDALIGVYERNVQEYPSTAVLPYSQALSRFPAHLQQLDMESNGKSVNRFGEKIDYVTGPVIFGEPGTNGQHSFYQLLHQGTNIIPLQFIAYKNNQTGKDVVIQGSTSQAKLGANVAAQIVAFACGKSDSNPNKFFAGERPSSLIYGDSVTPESIGALLAHFENKVMFQGFLWNVNSFDQEGVQLGKTLAKSVLAGETSGALKAYADLLIK, via the coding sequence ATGGCATCAACAATCAATTGGAACAATCTGGACAAACTCGAAAGTTTCAAGAAACTCCTGAGCCTAAAGAATTCCGTTTCAGTAGCAAAGGAACTTCAGGGAGAAAACGGCGCAGTCCGTGTCTCAAAATATTCTGTACCCATGGGCGGCGGACTCACCTACAACTACGCAGCCAAACAGGTAAACGAACAGCTTCTTTCTGTTTTCCAGCAGATTGCAGACGAAGACCAGCTCCTTGAAAAATTCCGCGCGCTTTACAACGGCGAAGTAGTGAATCTGGGTGAAAAAAGAATGGTTCTTCACCAGCTTACACGCGGACAGCTTGGAGAGGCAGTCAATGCAGACGGAACAGACAAACGCGACTTCTACGAAACACAGCGCAAAAACATTGCAGCCTTTGCAGACAAGGTTCATTCAGGAAAAATCCTTAACGAAAAAGGCGAAAAATACACAACAGTATGCCAGATAGGAATCGGCGGAAGTGATCTTGGTCCGAGAGCCATTTACCTTGCACTCGAAAACTGGGCAAAGGCAAAGGGAACATTCATGATGGACGCACACTTCATCTCAAACGTTGACCCTGATGACGCCGCATCTGTTCTTGCATCAATTGATCTTTCAAAGACAATTTTCGTTCTTGTCTCAAAAAGCGGAACAACACTCGAAACCCTTACAAACCAGTCTTTTGTAAACGAATATCTTAAAAATGCAGGCCTTGATCCTTCAAAGCACATGATTGCAGTTACAAGCGAAACAAGTCCCCTTGCAAAAAGTCCCGACTATCTTGCAGCATTCTTTATGGATGACTACATCGGCGGACGCTACTCTTCTACTTCTGCAGTCGGCGGAGCAATTTTAAGCCTCGCATTCGGACCAAAAGCATTTGAAGATTTCCTTAAGGGAGCGGCAGAAGAAGACAAGCTTTCTGTAGAAAAAGACGTAACAAAGAATGCAGCACTTCTTGACGCATTAATCGGCGTTTACGAGCGCAACGTTCAGGAATATCCTTCAACAGCAGTTCTCCCTTACTCACAGGCACTTTCAAGATTCCCGGCCCACCTGCAGCAGCTCGACATGGAGTCAAACGGAAAGAGCGTTAACCGCTTTGGAGAAAAGATTGACTACGTTACAGGACCTGTTATCTTCGGAGAACCGGGAACAAACGGGCAGCACTCATTCTACCAGCTTCTGCACCAGGGAACAAACATCATTCCGCTTCAGTTCATTGCATACAAAAACAATCAGACCGGAAAAGATGTAGTAATCCAGGGTTCAACAAGTCAGGCAAAACTGGGGGCAAACGTTGCAGCACAGATTGTAGCCTTTGCATGCGGAAAATCTGACTCCAACCCCAACAAATTCTTTGCCGGTGAAAGACCTTCAAGCCTCATCTACGGAGACAGCGTAACACCTGAATCAATAGGAGCACTTCTTGCACACTTTGAAAACAAAGTAATGTTCCAGGGCTTCCTCTGGAATGTAAACAGTTTTGACCAGGAAGGTGTCCAGCTTGGAAAGACTCTTGCAAAGTCAGTTCTTGCAGGAGAAACAAGCGGCGCTCTCAAGGCATACGCAGATCTTCTTATAAAATAG
- a CDS encoding arginine repressor produces MKERLTRLKTVRKLIKNYRIESQEELLGHLQKEGFEVTQATLSRDLKLLKVGKVSDGHAGYVYTLPDENERHESEQIYIQDFLRGYVSIDFSGNIVVIKTFGGHADAVSNALDAMNMDEILGTVAGDNCIFACLREGVTGDEFLKSLKLRIPELEEE; encoded by the coding sequence TTGAAAGAGCGACTTACACGTCTTAAGACGGTTCGGAAACTAATAAAAAATTACAGAATCGAAAGTCAGGAAGAACTTTTGGGCCATCTTCAGAAAGAAGGATTTGAAGTAACCCAAGCAACACTTTCAAGAGACTTAAAGCTTCTTAAGGTAGGAAAAGTCAGCGACGGCCACGCAGGTTATGTCTACACACTGCCCGACGAAAACGAACGCCACGAAAGCGAACAGATTTACATACAGGATTTTCTGCGCGGATACGTAAGCATAGACTTCAGCGGAAACATCGTAGTTATAAAAACATTCGGCGGTCATGCAGATGCCGTTTCAAATGCGCTTGATGCAATGAACATGGACGAAATTCTCGGAACCGTCGCCGGTGACAACTGTATTTTTGCCTGTCTCAGAGAAGGCGTAACCGGTGATGAATTTCTTAAATCACTGAAGCTTAGAATCCCCGAACTCGAAGAAGAATAA
- a CDS encoding endonuclease MutS2 — translation MIQNETNETDIFLRGTIAQELDFYRITETVSQLAASEEGRALLKQREAVSDKEQITKLKSLGHEWSIYLNSTRPAAIHGWPSVGTVFPLLGIDGAQLSQEQLFTLALFCTAAQTAKTLIESAAEEFEIPNLNSIAQEMPSLKEAGDMIFSVLDKDGNVRDLPELRTIRAKIASIHKEIESSIRKYTSDPALNGALQSNVPAFRADRELLAVRADHRSAVSGIVHEVSASGQTIYVEPEEVVRANNELIQQEFALQSELRRIFRELTAKIGIFKDDFTDALSKMTLLDTTCAAAKWLSSTRGVFAEDCDMQKEPPAIYKARHPLLGDKAVPVDISFMDSKRVLIITGPNTGGKTVTLKTIGLFALLNQAGLPVPAAEGTRLPVFSSIFADIGDEQSIDDSLSTFSSHMKKTAQMVNCADSNSLILLDELASGTDPQEGGAIAMATLDTLIERGSFTIVTTHHGILKNYGYTNKSCINASVEFDTGTLAPTYRLLMGVPGESHAIDIALKSGLPQSVVNKAREYISTEQADVSTLIRGLTQKHAELDSLLKTQKEKEQKLAVKELKIQEKEVSLKEQEIELRQKEKKSASEFVSQTRKQLENLVRELREGEITREKTLAVKSFISGMSDGLDAISTDIQNTKDSLKKQQEEIKKQNETLLQNGIRLGKQRSGGSSSNKKTRQKMSNAEALKTASVTTFSAGAVRQEPPKPVSLLPGTEVIAGTAARRGVLLKKEKSGNWSVQFGSMKMSVPESAIKPLVNTPTPSFSTPQIVFDKAQDSSEESERPKFELRLLGMRYEEAVKALEKQLDLCAIHNFKSFSIIHGKGSGILQKAVRDILSHYPGIKEFHFAMPEEGGTGKTYVTLM, via the coding sequence ATGATACAAAACGAAACAAACGAAACTGACATTTTTTTAAGAGGTACAATAGCACAGGAACTTGACTTCTACAGAATAACCGAAACTGTCTCACAGCTTGCGGCAAGTGAAGAAGGACGCGCGCTTTTGAAACAGCGTGAAGCGGTTTCTGACAAAGAACAGATTACAAAGCTCAAATCTCTCGGGCACGAATGGAGCATTTACCTGAATTCAACGCGACCGGCTGCAATTCACGGCTGGCCTTCTGTCGGAACAGTATTTCCTCTTCTTGGAATCGACGGTGCTCAACTGTCGCAGGAACAGCTTTTTACACTCGCTCTTTTCTGCACTGCAGCACAGACGGCAAAAACACTCATTGAATCTGCCGCAGAAGAATTTGAAATACCAAATCTGAACTCAATCGCGCAGGAAATGCCTTCATTAAAAGAAGCCGGCGACATGATTTTTTCTGTTCTGGACAAAGACGGGAATGTAAGAGACCTTCCCGAACTCAGGACCATACGCGCAAAGATTGCATCCATTCACAAAGAAATAGAAAGCAGCATACGCAAATACACATCAGACCCGGCCCTTAACGGTGCACTTCAGTCAAACGTACCGGCGTTCCGTGCAGACCGTGAACTTCTTGCAGTAAGAGCCGACCACAGAAGTGCGGTAAGCGGCATTGTACACGAAGTAAGTGCGTCAGGCCAGACAATATACGTAGAACCCGAAGAAGTCGTGCGAGCAAACAACGAACTTATTCAGCAGGAATTTGCGCTCCAATCTGAATTAAGAAGAATATTCCGCGAGCTTACTGCAAAAATCGGAATCTTTAAGGATGATTTTACAGATGCTTTGTCAAAGATGACGCTTCTTGACACAACATGCGCTGCCGCAAAATGGCTGTCCTCTACAAGGGGCGTTTTTGCAGAAGACTGTGACATGCAAAAAGAACCGCCTGCAATTTACAAAGCAAGACATCCGCTTCTTGGAGACAAGGCTGTTCCGGTAGACATAAGTTTCATGGACTCAAAGCGTGTACTTATTATAACAGGACCCAACACCGGCGGAAAAACCGTTACCTTAAAAACAATCGGTCTGTTTGCACTTCTTAATCAGGCAGGTCTTCCTGTACCGGCAGCAGAAGGAACAAGGCTTCCGGTATTCAGTTCAATATTTGCAGACATCGGCGACGAACAGTCAATCGACGACTCGCTCAGTACATTCTCAAGCCACATGAAAAAAACTGCACAAATGGTTAACTGCGCAGACAGCAACAGCCTCATTCTTTTGGACGAACTTGCCAGCGGAACAGACCCGCAGGAAGGAGGCGCAATTGCCATGGCAACACTGGACACTCTCATAGAAAGAGGTTCGTTCACAATTGTCACAACCCATCACGGAATCCTAAAAAACTACGGATACACAAACAAAAGCTGCATAAACGCTTCTGTTGAATTCGACACGGGAACGCTTGCACCGACATACCGCCTTCTTATGGGAGTACCGGGAGAAAGCCATGCAATAGACATCGCGTTAAAGTCGGGGCTTCCTCAAAGTGTAGTAAACAAAGCCCGCGAATATATTTCTACGGAACAGGCCGACGTAAGCACGCTCATAAGGGGTCTCACGCAAAAACACGCCGAACTTGACAGCCTTCTAAAAACACAAAAAGAAAAAGAACAGAAACTTGCGGTCAAAGAGCTTAAAATACAGGAAAAGGAAGTTTCTCTCAAAGAACAGGAAATTGAACTCAGACAGAAAGAAAAAAAATCGGCATCAGAATTTGTTTCGCAGACAAGAAAACAGCTCGAGAATCTTGTAAGGGAACTGCGCGAAGGTGAAATTACTCGCGAAAAAACCCTTGCAGTAAAAAGTTTTATAAGCGGAATGTCAGACGGTCTTGATGCAATTTCCACTGATATACAGAATACAAAAGACAGTCTTAAAAAACAGCAGGAAGAAATAAAAAAACAGAATGAAACCCTTCTTCAAAACGGAATCAGACTTGGAAAACAAAGAAGCGGTGGTTCATCTTCAAACAAAAAAACGCGGCAGAAAATGTCAAACGCAGAAGCACTTAAAACCGCTTCAGTCACAACCTTCAGTGCAGGAGCCGTAAGACAAGAACCGCCAAAACCCGTTTCTCTCTTACCCGGAACAGAAGTCATTGCCGGAACAGCAGCAAGACGCGGTGTTCTTCTAAAAAAAGAAAAGTCCGGAAACTGGAGCGTTCAGTTCGGTTCAATGAAAATGAGTGTTCCCGAAAGCGCAATAAAGCCGCTTGTAAATACACCGACACCATCTTTTAGCACGCCACAGATTGTTTTTGACAAAGCGCAGGATTCTTCAGAAGAGTCCGAACGTCCCAAATTTGAACTTAGACTTCTTGGAATGAGATACGAAGAAGCCGTAAAAGCACTGGAAAAGCAGCTTGATCTTTGCGCAATACACAACTTTAAAAGTTTTTCGATAATACACGGAAAAGGCTCGGGAATACTGCAGAAGGCGGTACGCGACATTCTTTCACACTACCCCGGAATAAAGGAATTCCACTTTGCAATGCCCGAAGAAGGCGGAACAGGAAAAACCTACGTTACGCTTATGTAA
- a CDS encoding HAD family hydrolase, translating into MKTKAVIFDLDGTLLNTLEDLADSCNMTLKQMGYPERTLDEVRQFVGNGIGKLIERALPGGTENPDYEKGFELIKKNYGSNWKNKTRAYDGIPELLEKLNAAGIKIGIVSNKPDPQVKELAELYFSKYVSEQTAVGETQGIRRKPAPDTVLKVMDILGVSASETVYSGDSDVDIDTAKNAGIPCISVCWGFRSRQFLIEHGASILVEKPSEFIDNLK; encoded by the coding sequence ATGAAAACAAAAGCTGTAATTTTTGACCTTGACGGAACACTACTTAACACACTCGAAGACCTTGCAGACAGCTGCAATATGACATTAAAACAGATGGGTTACCCTGAACGCACTTTGGACGAAGTAAGACAGTTTGTAGGAAACGGAATAGGCAAACTTATTGAACGTGCACTTCCCGGCGGAACAGAAAATCCTGACTACGAAAAAGGATTTGAACTTATCAAAAAAAATTACGGCTCAAACTGGAAAAACAAAACCAGAGCCTATGACGGAATTCCTGAGCTTCTTGAAAAACTGAATGCAGCGGGAATAAAAATCGGAATTGTTTCAAATAAACCCGACCCGCAGGTAAAGGAACTTGCAGAACTGTATTTTTCAAAATATGTAAGTGAACAGACGGCTGTTGGCGAAACACAGGGCATAAGGCGAAAACCCGCGCCTGACACGGTCCTTAAAGTAATGGACATTCTTGGCGTAAGCGCTTCGGAAACTGTATATTCGGGTGACTCCGATGTAGATATAGATACGGCAAAAAACGCAGGCATTCCGTGCATTTCTGTATGCTGGGGATTCAGAAGCAGGCAGTTTCTTATTGAACACGGCGCTTCAATCCTTGTAGAAAAGCCGTCGGAATTTATTGACAACTTAAAATAA
- a CDS encoding metal ABC transporter permease, translated as MNSIYSALDFLFPFEWCSPVFMKNAFLAVLVACPIFGMLGTSVVSNKMSFFSDAIGHSALTGIALGVILGIRDVTLSMIIFSLLLGFAIITVKIKGKSSADTIIGVFSSAAVALGIVLLSSTGNFSKYQKYLVGDILSIRPSEILLLIVCGAVILAVWIVFYNKMLLTSLHPSFAKSRGIKTFAVEQIFALVTASVVTVSIRWTGLLVINSLLVLPAASARMVSRTSRQYTAVSVLLSLAGGIAGLILSYYAESASGATIVLVNAVFFLVCLALSLTAKK; from the coding sequence ATGAATTCAATTTATTCAGCACTGGATTTTCTTTTTCCCTTTGAATGGTGTTCGCCTGTTTTTATGAAGAATGCATTTCTTGCAGTACTGGTTGCCTGCCCCATCTTCGGAATGCTGGGAACTTCGGTAGTTTCAAACAAAATGTCTTTCTTCAGCGACGCAATCGGGCATTCAGCCCTTACAGGAATTGCACTGGGCGTTATTCTTGGAATAAGGGACGTAACTCTTTCAATGATAATTTTTTCCCTTCTGCTGGGGTTTGCCATAATTACCGTAAAAATAAAGGGCAAATCTTCTGCAGACACTATCATAGGCGTTTTTTCTTCGGCGGCAGTCGCTCTTGGAATTGTGCTTCTGAGTTCAACAGGGAATTTTTCAAAATATCAGAAATATCTTGTGGGCGACATTTTAAGCATAAGGCCTTCAGAAATTCTTCTGCTGATTGTATGCGGTGCCGTTATTCTTGCGGTATGGATTGTTTTTTACAACAAGATGCTTTTGACATCACTGCACCCTTCCTTTGCAAAAAGCCGCGGAATAAAAACGTTTGCGGTTGAACAGATATTTGCCCTCGTTACTGCATCCGTGGTAACAGTAAGCATACGCTGGACAGGGCTTCTTGTAATAAACAGTCTGCTTGTTCTTCCGGCAGCTTCAGCAAGAATGGTCAGCAGAACAAGCCGCCAGTATACGGCCGTTTCTGTTCTTCTTTCACTCGCCGGAGGAATAGCGGGACTTATTTTATCTTACTATGCAGAATCGGCCAGCGGGGCAACAATTGTGCTAGTTAATGCCGTATTCTTTCTGGTATGCCTTGCACTTTCACTAACGGCAAAAAAATAG
- a CDS encoding metal ABC transporter ATP-binding protein, producing the protein MGKKHVCCTIIEHLGVKAGGETILDDINLHLHCGELTAIIGRNGAGKSTFMKALLNVIPHTGTIRFESEKTLADCADPNVDRKNRFLPRHKKSSPKTPRFGYVPQSLSTESGNPVCVEDLVLSCISSRPVWIKHRKSDRERVREILSYTNAQNLAARRVCDLSGGELQRVMLALAINPVPDILLLDEPVSGVDRAGLKSFYELVSSLRRDYDITILLISHDLDLVAKHADRVVFINDTKAQVGTVEQIYKSKDFTEVFGHIMLTGEYTEDAGDAQ; encoded by the coding sequence ATGGGAAAAAAGCACGTCTGCTGCACGATAATAGAACATCTTGGTGTAAAAGCAGGAGGCGAAACAATTCTTGACGACATAAACCTGCACCTTCACTGCGGGGAACTTACCGCCATAATTGGAAGGAACGGAGCGGGAAAAAGTACGTTCATGAAAGCACTCCTGAACGTAATTCCACATACGGGAACTATAAGATTTGAAAGCGAAAAAACGCTGGCAGATTGTGCAGACCCGAATGTAGACAGAAAGAACAGATTTCTTCCGCGCCACAAAAAAAGTTCGCCAAAAACGCCAAGATTCGGTTATGTCCCGCAGTCACTCTCTACCGAAAGCGGAAACCCCGTCTGCGTTGAAGACCTGGTGCTTTCCTGCATAAGTTCCCGTCCTGTATGGATAAAGCACAGAAAATCCGACCGCGAAAGGGTCAGAGAAATTCTTTCTTACACAAATGCGCAGAATCTTGCGGCAAGAAGGGTTTGTGACCTTTCGGGCGGTGAACTTCAGCGTGTAATGCTTGCACTGGCAATAAACCCTGTTCCTGACATTCTGCTTCTGGACGAACCCGTAAGCGGCGTGGACCGTGCAGGACTCAAAAGCTTTTACGAACTTGTTTCTTCACTCAGGCGCGACTACGACATAACAATTCTTCTCATAAGCCACGATCTGGATCTTGTAGCAAAACATGCAGACCGTGTAGTGTTTATAAACGACACAAAAGCTCAGGTTGGAACAGTGGAACAAATCTACAAATCAAAAGATTTTACAGAAGTTTTTGGCCATATAATGCTTACGGGTGAATACACAGAAGATGCAGGAGACGCACAATGA
- a CDS encoding metal ABC transporter substrate-binding protein, with amino-acid sequence MCKKIFSIIAAVFSLMFFSCSKKNALPAPSVKGSENVRITATFYPVYIMLLNITDSVPGTQVSLLAPPNTGCLHDYQLTTKDMKAIAECDILVANGAGMEDFLDKAMEARKGQLIQAAEGYTLIEDNPHVWVSPDGAAYETRRIAQQLALLDKKNADSYLKNAQEYVQKITDLSKKMHASLDKYAGTKIITFHEAFPYFTKEFALTQAGTIEREPGTEPTAKELAEIISLIKQAASSGEKIALFAEPQYSSGAAAVIAQETGLKVYELDPAVTGELDKDAYLKAMETNLKVLETAFTGAAY; translated from the coding sequence ATGTGTAAAAAGATTTTTTCTATAATAGCGGCTGTTTTTAGCCTTATGTTTTTTTCATGCAGCAAAAAAAATGCACTGCCCGCGCCGTCAGTTAAAGGCTCAGAAAATGTACGCATAACCGCAACTTTTTATCCGGTTTACATAATGCTTTTGAACATAACAGACAGTGTTCCCGGTACACAGGTTTCACTTCTTGCACCGCCCAATACAGGCTGCCTTCACGATTACCAGCTTACGACAAAAGACATGAAAGCAATCGCAGAATGTGATATTCTTGTTGCCAACGGAGCCGGAATGGAAGACTTTCTTGACAAAGCCATGGAAGCAAGAAAAGGACAGCTCATTCAGGCTGCAGAAGGCTATACATTAATAGAAGACAATCCGCATGTGTGGGTTTCTCCGGACGGTGCAGCATACGAAACACGCAGAATTGCACAGCAGCTTGCTTTACTGGACAAAAAAAACGCAGACTCTTACCTTAAAAACGCGCAGGAATACGTGCAGAAGATAACAGATCTTTCAAAAAAAATGCACGCTTCCCTGGACAAATATGCCGGAACAAAAATAATCACTTTTCACGAAGCGTTCCCATATTTTACAAAAGAATTTGCCCTTACGCAGGCAGGAACAATTGAACGCGAACCGGGAACAGAACCTACCGCAAAGGAACTGGCAGAAATAATTTCTTTAATCAAACAGGCCGCGTCTTCGGGAGAAAAAATTGCACTTTTTGCAGAACCACAGTATTCTTCGGGAGCAGCCGCTGTCATTGCACAGGAAACAGGCCTCAAAGTTTACGAACTGGACCCTGCAGTTACCGGCGAACTTGACAAAGACGCATATCTCAAGGCAATGGAAACAAACCTTAAGGTACTTGAAACAGCATTTACAGGAGCGGCCTACTGA